AGGAGACCATCTCTGGGACTGATTACAGCACAAAGAACTTCTGGTACTACTCCCTACAGACCGGTGAGGTCATCGACCGTGAACCTGTAGCTGAAAGCTGGGACATCACCTTCACACGTTACAGCTCTGAAATATTTCCTGGAGCAAATTACATCGTCAGTGGAGTCTTTCAGAATCAGGAAGTATTGGCCTCTGAAGCACGTACTGTCGAGATTGACGATGCCCAGTGGACCGACCAGCCGATGTCCGAAGAGATGAACATCATCGGAAGCGACTGGAAGTATTTCGACATGGATATCTTCCAATATGTGGTCGAAGACTCCCTCAGCTATTTCGTTCAGGATAGAGAAGGCAATGTCTGGCATCTCTGGTTCACTGCCTTCGATGGAAGCAGCACCGGAGATATCGAATTCACCAAGCAGATGGTCTCGGCCACGGGTGTGGATGATATCGGACAGGTCGATTTTACCGTTTTCCCCAATCCGGTGATCGGTCAAGCCCAAGTAGTTCTCGCTGTCGAGAACGAACCCATCCGCTACTCTCTCTTCGATATGAATGGGAGGATAGTCGCCAAGGATACATGGACCAACGGTCTTCGGCATAGCCTGGATGTGAGCGCACTC
Above is a window of Flavobacteriales bacterium DNA encoding:
- a CDS encoding T9SS type A sorting domain-containing protein; the encoded protein is ETISGTDYSTKNFWYYSLQTGEVIDREPVAESWDITFTRYSSEIFPGANYIVSGVFQNQEVLASEARTVEIDDAQWTDQPMSEEMNIIGSDWKYFDMDIFQYVVEDSLSYFVQDREGNVWHLWFTAFDGSSTGDIEFTKQMVSATGVDDIGQVDFTVFPNPVIGQAQVVLAVENEPIRYSLFDMNGRIVAKDTWTNGLRHSLDVSALQQGIYMLQVERDGGFGQQRILVQ